In one window of Spartinivicinus marinus DNA:
- the gspK gene encoding type II secretion system minor pseudopilin GspK — translation MSYKQLNKQTGVALIFIMVIFSLVTVLAAKIVTNIRLETERTSHLLMRQQAKQYAYSAEQLVAELLRADKENDERNKAVKDHYFEAWHYQQEELKIDTGDIGKIEIDVFDLQGFINLNSLAATGTTNNGQPPGGNPPNNSGGNNPRDNTNNKGDSLDSKAVLQRLLSLQGIEADKARQIISQITDWVDSNQQVSAGGAEDDDYLLGDNPYRTANDQMASVSELMLLANMDYKIYRKLAPFVTVIPAVSGDTKINVNTAPVEVFQAMISGLDKRSAEAIIKARGKEGFKEAKDFEELGVLTGKQIPKGSIDIKSDYFKAVIKTKFADAEYYLVSYFHRSPKQGVSVISRQEGQPLIRLAKPKVKKD, via the coding sequence ATGAGTTATAAACAGCTAAATAAACAAACAGGGGTAGCCCTTATTTTTATCATGGTGATTTTTAGTTTAGTCACTGTGTTAGCTGCAAAAATTGTCACCAATATCCGGTTAGAAACTGAGCGCACTAGCCACTTGCTGATGCGCCAGCAAGCAAAACAATATGCTTATTCTGCTGAGCAATTAGTTGCTGAGTTACTGCGAGCTGATAAGGAAAATGATGAGCGAAATAAAGCGGTTAAAGACCATTATTTTGAAGCCTGGCATTATCAGCAAGAAGAGTTGAAAATCGATACCGGTGATATTGGCAAAATAGAAATTGATGTATTTGATCTGCAAGGGTTTATTAACCTAAACAGCTTAGCTGCAACTGGCACAACTAATAATGGTCAGCCTCCAGGCGGTAACCCTCCAAATAATTCAGGAGGAAATAACCCGAGAGACAATACTAATAACAAGGGCGACTCTTTAGACAGTAAGGCTGTTCTTCAAAGGCTATTGAGCTTACAAGGTATAGAAGCTGATAAAGCTAGGCAAATTATCAGCCAAATTACAGACTGGGTTGACTCTAATCAGCAGGTTAGCGCTGGTGGTGCTGAAGATGATGATTATTTATTAGGTGACAACCCTTACCGCACTGCCAATGATCAAATGGCCTCTGTATCAGAGCTGATGCTACTGGCCAATATGGACTATAAAATTTATCGCAAACTGGCACCTTTTGTAACGGTTATCCCTGCTGTGTCAGGAGATACTAAAATTAATGTTAATACAGCTCCAGTTGAAGTGTTTCAGGCCATGATCAGTGGGCTTGATAAGCGCTCTGCAGAAGCCATTATTAAAGCTAGAGGTAAAGAGGGATTTAAAGAGGCTAAAGATTTTGAGGAGCTGGGTGTCTTAACTGGTAAGCAGATACCTAAAGGTAGTATCGACATCAAAAGTGATTATTTTAAGGCTGTCATAAAAACCAAGTTTGCCGATGCAGAATATTACTTAGTGAGTTATTTTCATCGGAGTCCTAAACAGGGTGTGAGTGTGATCTCACGGCAAGAAGGACAACCATTAATTCGATTGGCTAAACCCAAAGTAAAAAAAGACTAA
- the gspJ gene encoding type II secretion system minor pseudopilin GspJ, translating to MKCTVVPGKYFKQNGFTLLELLIAIALFSIVSIAAFRLFDTVANTKQATEKSLTRINQLQRALLIIEKDLSQITPRPIRNELGDKQPAFIANKDGFLIEFSKAGWRNPSYAKRSNIQRVAYIFEASDGQLIRQYWLALDRPGEIKPKQQVLIEKLQNVSVRFLDQDRKWKTEWSTPASSQQVQGLPGGGQKQDPNKKVPLGIEITLTDPRYGQVNKIIMGITIPQPDQQGSSNTQGLPKPPQT from the coding sequence ATGAAGTGTACAGTCGTGCCTGGAAAATATTTTAAACAAAACGGCTTTACTCTATTAGAGTTGCTTATTGCCATTGCGCTATTTTCAATCGTGAGCATTGCCGCTTTTCGTTTATTTGATACAGTTGCCAATACTAAACAGGCTACAGAAAAAAGTTTAACGCGCATTAATCAATTGCAACGAGCACTACTAATTATTGAAAAAGACCTCAGTCAAATAACGCCTCGTCCTATTCGTAATGAATTGGGTGATAAACAGCCTGCATTTATTGCTAATAAAGATGGCTTTTTAATTGAGTTTAGCAAAGCAGGTTGGCGAAATCCTAGCTATGCTAAGCGAAGTAATATCCAACGGGTGGCTTATATTTTTGAAGCTTCTGATGGCCAGTTAATACGTCAGTATTGGTTAGCTTTAGACCGTCCAGGAGAAATCAAGCCAAAACAGCAAGTGTTAATTGAAAAGCTGCAAAATGTCTCTGTACGCTTTTTAGATCAAGACCGAAAATGGAAAACCGAATGGTCAACGCCTGCAAGTAGCCAGCAAGTTCAGGGCCTTCCTGGTGGTGGTCAGAAACAAGACCCTAATAAAAAGGTACCTTTAGGCATTGAGATTACCTTAACTGACCCACGTTATGGTCAGGTTAATAAAATTATTATGGGTATTACTATTCCACAGCCTGATCAGCAGGGAAGTAGTAATACCCAAGGGTTACCAAAACCGCCACAGACTTAA
- the gspI gene encoding type II secretion system minor pseudopilin GspI, with protein MLKLKSKTKGFTLLEVMVALAIFASAAAVLVISDGSAIKQTIYLEEKILASWIAENQLARMQLEAQWPELGKKEGTVSFAQRNWKVVTEVSKTSQENFNKVELTISRQEQTKSAEDNVLFTLTGYLRKQS; from the coding sequence GTGTTGAAGTTAAAAAGCAAGACTAAAGGGTTTACCTTGCTAGAGGTAATGGTGGCGTTGGCTATTTTTGCCAGCGCAGCTGCTGTGTTAGTTATTTCTGATGGCAGTGCCATTAAGCAAACGATTTATTTAGAAGAAAAAATTCTTGCCAGTTGGATTGCCGAAAACCAGTTAGCGCGAATGCAATTAGAGGCTCAGTGGCCTGAGCTGGGTAAAAAAGAAGGTACTGTTAGTTTTGCCCAGCGTAATTGGAAGGTGGTAACTGAAGTATCAAAAACCTCTCAAGAAAATTTTAATAAAGTAGAGTTAACCATTTCACGACAAGAGCAAACTAAATCAGCGGAAGATAATGTATTGTTTACCTTAACGGGGTATTTAAGGAAACAGTCTTAA
- the gspH gene encoding type II secretion system minor pseudopilin GspH has protein sequence MQVLSRLPRQQGFTLVEVLVVVVIMGALIGITVLSPLLGDKSKRLDDEALRITKLFELAVDQALVKGYELGFKAEPSGYSWLRYDQVENQWLELKEGSFRPHQLPEGYSLILSAEDDKFTKFKLFDEDEDDLTSFSLESDSNKDKKQKKSKLKPQVVIYTDTQVTPFELTIDSEYHDKPKKLVADGINRVEVKKQD, from the coding sequence ATGCAGGTGTTGTCTCGTTTACCAAGACAACAGGGCTTTACACTCGTTGAGGTGCTGGTGGTGGTGGTCATCATGGGCGCCTTGATTGGTATAACAGTACTAAGCCCTCTACTTGGTGATAAAAGTAAGCGACTGGATGATGAGGCGCTACGTATAACCAAACTGTTTGAATTGGCAGTTGATCAAGCACTGGTCAAAGGTTATGAGCTAGGGTTTAAGGCTGAGCCTTCTGGCTATAGCTGGCTGCGATATGATCAAGTAGAAAACCAATGGCTAGAGCTAAAAGAAGGCTCATTTCGCCCTCACCAATTACCTGAGGGTTATAGCCTGATTTTAAGTGCAGAAGACGATAAATTTACCAAGTTTAAACTGTTTGATGAGGATGAAGACGACTTAACCAGCTTTAGCCTTGAAAGTGATAGCAATAAGGATAAAAAGCAGAAAAAGTCTAAGTTAAAACCTCAAGTTGTCATTTATACAGATACTCAAGTGACGCCTTTCGAACTCACGATTGATAGTGAGTACCATGACAAACCCAAAAAGCTAGTAGCAGACGGAATTAACCGTGTTGAAGTTAAAAAGCAAGACTAA
- the gspG gene encoding type II secretion system major pseudopilin GspG — MKKVIAKSAQQGFTLIEIMVVVVILGILGALVVPNIMSKPDQAKVTVAKGDVRAIASALDMYKLDNFNYPSTDQGLDALVKKPSGSPEPKGWNNPYLKKVPVDPWGNAYKYLSPGVHGPFDLYSYGADGKKGGEGFNADITNWEE, encoded by the coding sequence GTGAAAAAGGTGATTGCTAAGTCAGCGCAGCAAGGGTTTACCTTAATAGAAATTATGGTTGTAGTGGTTATCTTAGGGATTCTAGGAGCACTAGTAGTACCTAATATCATGAGTAAGCCAGATCAGGCCAAAGTAACTGTTGCAAAAGGAGACGTACGAGCGATTGCATCGGCACTGGATATGTACAAATTAGATAACTTTAATTACCCCAGTACTGACCAGGGGTTAGATGCGCTAGTGAAAAAACCTAGTGGCTCGCCAGAACCGAAAGGGTGGAATAATCCTTACCTGAAAAAAGTCCCTGTTGATCCATGGGGTAATGCATATAAATACTTGTCTCCCGGTGTACATGGTCCGTTTGATTTATACTCCTACGGTGCTGATGGCAAGAAAGGTGGTGAAGGTTTCAACGCTGATATTACTAACTGGGAAGAGTAA